A single Natrinema pellirubrum DSM 15624 DNA region contains:
- a CDS encoding DUF7331 family protein translates to MIDVSTYLNDDATDRREPSSQPAGTATIESYETEDGVVFYDAENPLAWVETSRTLTLSELA, encoded by the coding sequence GTGATCGATGTGTCCACCTACCTAAACGACGACGCGACGGACCGGCGCGAACCGAGTAGCCAGCCGGCGGGGACTGCGACCATCGAGTCCTACGAGACCGAGGACGGCGTCGTCTTCTATGACGCCGAGAACCCGCTCGCCTGGGTGGAAACCTCCCGGACGCTTACCCTCTCAGAACTGGCCTGA
- a CDS encoding intein-containing DNA polymerase II, whose protein sequence is MTEAGQTGLTEFGGDSEAADDRPEEEAVAVAGNGGSDAAEVIDVVEETLPESEGDLELAVMQVDYTIVGYGDEERPIMHVFGRTPDEELEHVQIVGFKPYFYAPTESLERPPAEEYDRLTGSREYDHDGDPYESIRGERLTKIFGQTPRDVGQVRDDFEHYEADILFPNRFLIDKDIRSGMRVPERRAEDDSLVVPHDEVEPVDVDADPRINTFDIEVDDRSGFPEDGEEPIVCLTSHDSYRDEYVMWLYEAPIGDGETPAEIDDYDPIEGEIDHEVRSFEEEEAMLEAFIEYVDETDPDVLTGWNFEDFDAPYFLDRLEELAGSHHEYDLSIDRLSRVDEVWRSNWGGPDIKGRVVFDLLYGYQRMVFSELDSYRLDAVGEAELGVGKERYAGDIGDLWEEDPTQLLAYNLRDVELCVELDRQQEIIPFWDEVRAFVGCKLEDAPTPGDAVDMYVLHEAHGRFALPSKGQQEAGEEYEGGAVFEPITGVKENVTVLDLKSLYPMCMTTINASPETKVDPDEYDGETYVAPTGTHFRKEPDGVNREMITELLAEREEKKELRDQHEPGSPEYEQYDRQQGAVKVIMNCFTPDTEVLTPNGVRDITDLEVGDEVYSLDPETEELEVKPVVETHDYPDYDGDLIDIETSKIDFRVTPNHRMLVRKNETNGITEDEYGFVEAGDLDRATNYELPHDWDGPGGEELAEVDLTELIDGEYEVWVRPSVHGRTFTAELGWTPRRVPKADIGKTGYVFTAEEFEEHREYIESVCETSFVHRESGRKWIPRTYDGDDFLDLLAWFVTEGNVYTSEDKQFGENFRGSATKIQLAQEKLPMTDGGGNHHATIGELLDDMGFDYYVDDRSYSVTSKLLGNLLRSLCGDGSFEKRIPEFVFDCSRRQKRRFLEGLIDGDGDRQVNSWRYSTSSDRLRDDVLRLCAHLGLTANYSRDSGTWRIYVTEESKNTLRMHRSSSRSTAENGVYCVTVEDNHTLLAGRNGKFQFVGQSLYGVSGWEQFRLYDKEAASAITATGREVIEFTDSAAQELDYQVTYGDTDSVMLELGPDVPKEEALEQSFEIEEYINGRYDDFAKDDLNAEFHRFQIEFEKLYRRFFQAGKKKRYAGHITWKEGKDVNDVDIVGFEYQRSDIAPITKEVQHRVIEMIVREGDIEGAKEYVNGVIEDVLAGEISLEEIAIPGGIGKRLDNYDTDTAQVRGAKYANLLLGTNFQRGSKPKRLYLERVDPSFFERLEAEEGFDARTDPLYGAFKRDPDVICFEYEDQIPEAFAVDYEKMLEKTLQGPIERILEALDISWDEVKNGQEQKGLDSFM, encoded by the coding sequence ATGACTGAGGCGGGCCAGACCGGACTCACGGAGTTCGGCGGCGACTCCGAGGCAGCCGACGACCGGCCGGAGGAAGAGGCCGTCGCCGTCGCCGGCAACGGCGGTAGCGACGCCGCGGAGGTGATCGACGTCGTCGAGGAAACCCTCCCCGAATCCGAGGGCGACCTCGAACTCGCCGTGATGCAGGTCGACTACACCATCGTCGGCTACGGCGACGAGGAACGACCCATCATGCACGTGTTCGGGCGTACCCCCGATGAGGAACTCGAACACGTCCAGATCGTCGGTTTCAAACCCTACTTCTACGCGCCGACGGAGAGCCTCGAGCGACCGCCGGCGGAAGAGTACGACCGACTGACCGGCAGCAGGGAGTACGACCACGACGGCGACCCCTACGAGAGCATCCGGGGGGAGAGACTCACCAAAATCTTCGGCCAGACCCCCCGCGACGTCGGGCAGGTCCGCGACGACTTCGAACACTACGAAGCCGATATCCTGTTCCCGAACCGCTTTCTGATCGACAAGGACATCCGCAGCGGAATGCGGGTACCCGAACGACGGGCCGAGGACGACTCGCTGGTCGTCCCCCACGACGAGGTCGAACCGGTCGACGTCGACGCCGACCCCCGCATCAACACCTTCGACATCGAGGTCGACGACCGGTCGGGCTTTCCCGAGGACGGCGAGGAGCCGATCGTCTGTCTCACCAGCCACGACTCCTACCGCGACGAGTACGTGATGTGGCTCTACGAGGCCCCGATCGGCGACGGCGAGACTCCGGCCGAGATCGACGACTACGACCCGATCGAGGGCGAGATCGACCACGAGGTCCGCAGTTTCGAGGAAGAGGAGGCCATGCTCGAGGCCTTCATCGAGTACGTCGACGAGACCGACCCCGACGTCCTGACCGGCTGGAACTTCGAGGACTTCGACGCGCCCTATTTCCTCGACCGACTCGAGGAACTCGCCGGGTCCCACCACGAGTACGACCTCTCGATCGATCGGCTCTCACGCGTCGACGAGGTCTGGCGCAGCAACTGGGGCGGCCCGGACATCAAGGGTCGCGTCGTCTTCGACCTGCTCTATGGCTATCAGCGGATGGTCTTCTCCGAGCTGGATTCCTACCGGCTCGACGCCGTCGGCGAGGCGGAGCTGGGCGTCGGCAAGGAACGCTACGCCGGCGATATCGGCGACCTCTGGGAGGAGGACCCGACCCAACTGCTCGCGTACAACCTCCGGGACGTCGAACTCTGTGTCGAACTCGACCGCCAGCAGGAGATCATCCCCTTCTGGGACGAAGTCCGGGCGTTCGTCGGCTGCAAACTCGAGGACGCGCCGACGCCGGGCGATGCGGTCGACATGTACGTCCTCCATGAGGCCCACGGCCGCTTCGCGCTGCCCTCGAAGGGCCAACAGGAGGCCGGCGAGGAATACGAGGGTGGCGCGGTGTTCGAGCCCATCACGGGCGTCAAGGAGAACGTCACCGTACTGGACCTGAAGTCGCTGTACCCGATGTGTATGACGACGATCAACGCCTCCCCGGAAACGAAAGTCGACCCCGACGAGTACGACGGGGAGACCTACGTTGCGCCGACGGGGACCCACTTCCGGAAGGAACCCGACGGCGTCAACCGCGAGATGATCACGGAACTGCTCGCCGAGCGCGAGGAGAAAAAGGAACTGCGAGACCAGCACGAACCCGGCTCGCCAGAGTACGAACAGTACGACCGTCAGCAGGGCGCGGTAAAGGTCATCATGAACTGCTTTACGCCGGATACGGAGGTCTTGACTCCGAACGGCGTTCGCGATATCACCGACCTCGAGGTCGGTGACGAGGTGTATTCACTCGATCCGGAGACGGAAGAACTAGAGGTTAAGCCCGTCGTCGAAACGCACGACTATCCCGACTACGACGGTGACCTAATAGACATCGAGACGAGCAAAATCGACTTCCGCGTTACGCCGAACCACCGGATGCTCGTCCGCAAGAACGAGACGAACGGGATCACCGAGGACGAATACGGGTTCGTCGAGGCCGGGGACCTCGACCGAGCAACGAACTACGAGCTACCACACGATTGGGACGGGCCCGGCGGAGAGGAACTAGCGGAAGTCGATCTCACGGAACTGATAGACGGTGAATACGAGGTTTGGGTCCGACCGTCGGTTCATGGTCGGACGTTCACCGCAGAACTCGGTTGGACTCCCCGTCGTGTTCCGAAGGCCGATATCGGGAAAACGGGGTACGTCTTCACTGCCGAGGAGTTCGAAGAACACCGTGAATATATCGAAAGTGTCTGTGAGACGAGCTTCGTCCACCGAGAATCCGGCCGGAAGTGGATTCCACGGACGTACGATGGCGATGACTTCCTCGACCTGCTGGCATGGTTCGTGACGGAGGGGAACGTCTACACGTCTGAAGACAAGCAGTTCGGCGAGAACTTCCGTGGATCGGCGACGAAAATACAACTTGCACAGGAAAAACTCCCCATGACCGATGGGGGTGGTAATCACCACGCGACGATCGGCGAACTACTCGACGATATGGGATTCGACTACTACGTCGACGACCGTTCGTATTCGGTCACGTCGAAGCTTCTCGGTAATCTGCTGCGGTCTCTCTGTGGGGACGGGAGCTTCGAGAAGCGAATCCCGGAGTTCGTCTTCGATTGCAGTCGCCGACAGAAACGACGGTTCCTCGAGGGACTCATCGACGGCGATGGCGACCGTCAGGTAAATTCATGGCGCTACTCCACATCCAGCGACCGGCTTCGAGATGATGTCCTTCGACTCTGTGCGCACCTTGGTTTAACGGCCAACTACAGTCGAGACAGCGGCACGTGGCGGATCTACGTTACTGAAGAGTCGAAGAATACGCTTCGGATGCACCGGAGTTCCTCCCGAAGCACGGCCGAAAACGGCGTCTACTGTGTCACTGTCGAGGATAATCACACGCTGCTCGCAGGTCGAAACGGGAAGTTCCAGTTCGTCGGTCAGTCGCTGTACGGCGTCTCCGGCTGGGAGCAGTTCCGGCTCTACGACAAGGAGGCCGCCTCGGCGATCACCGCCACCGGTCGCGAAGTCATCGAGTTTACTGACTCGGCCGCACAGGAACTGGACTACCAAGTCACCTACGGGGACACGGACAGCGTCATGCTCGAGTTGGGCCCCGACGTGCCCAAGGAAGAGGCTCTCGAGCAGTCCTTTGAGATCGAGGAGTACATCAACGGCCGCTACGACGACTTCGCGAAAGACGATCTGAACGCTGAGTTCCATCGCTTCCAGATCGAGTTCGAGAAGCTCTACCGGCGGTTCTTCCAGGCGGGCAAGAAGAAACGCTACGCGGGCCACATCACCTGGAAGGAAGGCAAGGACGTCAACGACGTCGACATCGTCGGCTTCGAGTACCAGCGGTCCGATATCGCACCGATCACCAAGGAGGTCCAGCACCGCGTCATCGAGATGATCGTCCGCGAGGGCGACATCGAGGGTGCCAAGGAGTACGTCAACGGCGTCATCGAAGACGTGTTGGCGGGCGAGATCTCCCTCGAGGAGATCGCCATCCCCGGCGGGATCGGCAAGCGACTCGACAACTACGACACCGACACGGCACAGGTCCGCGGCGCCAAGTATGCCAACCTGCTGCTCGGCACCAACTTCCAGCGGGGCAGCAAGCCCAAGCGACTCTATCTCGAGCGGGTCGATCCATCGTTCTTCGAACGGCTCGAGGCGGAGGAAGGGTTCGACGCCCGGACTGACCCGCTCTACGGTGCGTTCAAGCGCGATCCCGACGTGATCTGTTTCGAGTACGAGGACCAGATCCCCGAGGCGTTCGCGGTCGACTACGAGAAGATGCTCGAGAAGACCTTGCAGGGGCCGATCGAGCGCATCCTCGAAGCACTGGACATCTCCTGGGACGAAGTGAAAAACGGCCAGGAACAGAAAGGTCTCGACTCCTTTATGTAG
- the rad50 gene encoding DNA double-strand break repair ATPase Rad50, translated as MRVDRVRLLNFKCYGDADLTLERGVTVVHGVNGSGKSTLLEAVFFALYGSKALDDRTLDDVITTGEEEAEVELWFTHDGHEYHIERRLKLRGDRATTTKCVLETPMETIEGARDVRREVTELLRMDAEAFVNCAYVRQGEVNKLIHASPSDRQDMIDDLLQLGALEDYRERASEARLGVKTVLDGQREILENVRRKVQEKEKKDLHERLNSLESNRNDVTEEIDHYETQREQAQETLEAAVDVLERHEETREEIATLDEEIEELRSKISDTERKRDEAGDEISEIRDRREELADERADLVAAVDLEVDEPDETVVQDHIDDLEDRDEELRDELEDVRVTITEGNNEVERLREEADDLEENAEAARKEADDLEEQIEADEAAIADREAKLDDLDDDIESAQATFDDAPVEFGAAESYLEDLETERDELVSRINDVTADIRTAENAIEDGERLLEEGKCPECGQPVEDSPHVDVLGDRREELADLEAERATLETERDEIDERIDRAEELRDAERRVDRLEENRDNIEQLLAEKRESLADRREQRDRLRDDAEEYEAEAEEKRAAATDREDEVADARAELGEINTERGEIKETLETLERISEITDEQAALETEIENLRERRADWETMNDERRETLSEKRDRKRDLESEFDEDRVETAREDKANAEQYIDKVDGKLDELEAQRDEIQNAIGAAENELAELEERREELETVEERCERLESLYEEAETLQTTYGELRAELRQRNVETLERLLNETFELVYQNDSYAAIDLDGDYRLTVYQKDGEALEPEQLSGGERALFNLSLRCAIYRLLAEGVEGSAPMPPLILDEPTVFLDSGHVTQLVSLIESMRNDFGVEQIVVVSHDEELVGAADSLVRVEKDATSNRSRLERGQPPESELLASD; from the coding sequence GTGAGGGTCGACCGCGTTCGCCTGCTGAATTTCAAGTGTTACGGCGACGCCGACCTGACGCTCGAGCGCGGGGTCACCGTCGTCCACGGCGTCAACGGCAGCGGGAAGTCGACGCTGCTCGAGGCGGTCTTCTTCGCGCTCTACGGCTCGAAGGCCTTGGACGACCGCACCCTCGACGACGTGATCACGACCGGCGAGGAGGAGGCCGAGGTCGAACTCTGGTTCACCCACGACGGCCACGAGTACCACATTGAGCGCCGGCTCAAACTGCGCGGCGACCGCGCGACTACGACCAAGTGCGTCCTCGAGACGCCAATGGAGACGATCGAGGGGGCCCGCGACGTCCGCCGCGAAGTCACGGAACTCCTGCGGATGGACGCCGAGGCGTTCGTCAACTGCGCGTACGTCCGCCAGGGCGAGGTCAACAAGCTCATCCACGCCTCGCCGAGCGACCGCCAGGACATGATCGACGACCTCCTCCAACTGGGCGCGCTCGAGGACTACCGCGAGCGGGCCAGCGAGGCCCGACTCGGCGTCAAAACGGTACTCGACGGCCAGCGGGAGATCCTCGAAAACGTCCGACGAAAGGTTCAGGAGAAAGAAAAGAAGGACCTCCACGAGCGGTTGAACAGCCTCGAGTCCAACCGGAACGACGTCACAGAGGAGATCGATCACTACGAGACACAGCGCGAGCAGGCCCAAGAAACCCTGGAAGCCGCGGTGGACGTCCTCGAACGTCACGAGGAGACCCGCGAGGAGATCGCAACGCTCGACGAGGAGATCGAGGAGTTGCGCTCGAAGATCAGCGACACCGAGCGCAAGCGCGACGAGGCCGGCGACGAGATCAGCGAGATCCGAGACCGACGCGAGGAACTCGCAGACGAGCGCGCCGACCTCGTTGCGGCCGTCGATCTCGAGGTCGACGAACCCGACGAAACAGTGGTTCAGGACCACATCGACGACCTCGAGGACCGCGACGAGGAACTCCGGGACGAACTCGAAGACGTTCGCGTGACGATCACGGAGGGGAACAACGAGGTCGAGCGGCTCCGTGAGGAGGCCGACGACCTCGAGGAAAACGCCGAAGCGGCCCGGAAGGAGGCCGACGACCTCGAGGAACAGATCGAGGCCGACGAGGCAGCCATCGCGGATCGCGAGGCGAAACTCGACGACCTCGACGACGACATCGAATCCGCGCAGGCGACGTTCGACGACGCGCCGGTCGAGTTCGGCGCGGCCGAATCATACCTCGAGGACCTCGAGACCGAGCGCGACGAACTGGTGTCGCGAATCAACGACGTCACCGCCGATATCAGGACTGCCGAGAACGCGATCGAGGATGGCGAACGACTGCTCGAGGAAGGGAAGTGTCCCGAGTGCGGCCAGCCGGTCGAGGACTCACCGCACGTGGATGTCCTGGGTGATCGCCGGGAGGAACTCGCCGACCTCGAAGCCGAGCGGGCGACTCTCGAGACCGAGCGCGACGAGATAGACGAGCGGATCGATCGCGCCGAGGAACTGCGAGACGCCGAGCGGCGGGTCGACCGGCTCGAGGAAAACCGGGACAACATCGAACAACTGCTCGCGGAAAAACGCGAGAGCCTCGCGGACCGGCGCGAGCAGCGCGATCGGCTCCGTGACGACGCCGAGGAGTACGAGGCCGAGGCCGAGGAGAAACGGGCGGCAGCCACAGACCGCGAGGACGAGGTCGCCGATGCCCGGGCGGAACTCGGCGAAATCAACACCGAGCGGGGGGAGATCAAAGAGACGCTCGAGACGCTCGAGCGAATCTCGGAGATCACCGACGAGCAGGCCGCTCTCGAGACGGAGATCGAGAACCTGCGCGAGCGGCGAGCCGACTGGGAGACGATGAACGACGAGCGCCGCGAGACGCTCTCGGAAAAGCGCGACCGCAAGCGCGACCTCGAGTCGGAGTTCGACGAGGACCGCGTCGAGACCGCCCGCGAGGACAAGGCCAACGCCGAGCAGTACATCGACAAGGTCGACGGGAAACTCGACGAACTCGAGGCCCAGCGCGACGAGATTCAGAACGCGATCGGTGCCGCCGAGAACGAACTCGCGGAACTCGAGGAACGACGCGAGGAACTCGAAACCGTCGAAGAACGGTGTGAGCGTCTCGAGTCGCTGTACGAGGAGGCCGAGACGCTCCAGACCACCTACGGCGAGTTGCGCGCGGAACTGCGCCAGCGCAACGTCGAGACGTTAGAGCGATTGCTCAACGAGACGTTCGAACTGGTCTATCAGAACGATTCCTACGCCGCGATCGATCTGGACGGCGACTATCGATTGACGGTCTATCAGAAGGACGGCGAGGCCCTCGAACCCGAACAGCTCTCGGGCGGCGAGCGGGCGCTGTTCAACCTCAGTCTGCGGTGTGCGATCTACCGGCTGCTCGCGGAGGGCGTCGAGGGATCGGCACCGATGCCGCCGCTGATCTTAGACGAGCCGACGGTCTTCCTCGATTCGGGCCACGTCACGCAACTGGTCTCGCTGATCGAGTCGATGCGCAACGACTTCGGCGTCGAACAGATCGTCGTCGTCAGCCACGACGAGGAACTCGTCGGCGCGGCCGACTCGCTCGTCCGCGTCGAAAAGGACGCCACGTCGAACCGCTCGCGACTCGAGCGAGGCCAGCCGCCCGAGTCGGAACTGCTCGCGTCGGACTGA
- the mre11 gene encoding DNA double-strand break repair protein Mre11 — protein MTRVIHTGDTHIGYQQYNSPERRRDFLEAFRSVVEDAVADDVDAVIHAGDLFHDRRPSLVDLQGTVDILRTLSAAEIPFLAVVGNHESKRDAQWLDLFADLGLATRLGAEPVVVDDVAVYGLDFVPRSRREDLEYEFDPVPAEADHATLVSHGLFEPFAHADWDTDTVLAASTVDFDALLVGDNHKPDTAEVRDTWVTYCGSTERASASERADRGYNLVDFDDEVAISRRGLTDTREFVFVDVDLAEGEGVDRVQERVRQHDLADAVVIITVEGEGRPITPAAIEELAIDRGALVARVNDRRELPDEDEDVSVSFADPDAAVRERVRELGLSDAAREIDETVRTDDLADANVRERVERRVRDLLEEDTSALEPAPDREPADDDVTTVADELETAEADSSGAGADGETEPTAADGDGGAATDEDGAVADAADGSGEGDARADDDADADADTASLGDFA, from the coding sequence ATGACGCGGGTTATCCATACGGGCGATACCCACATCGGGTACCAGCAGTACAACTCGCCCGAGCGACGACGGGACTTCCTCGAGGCCTTCCGCTCGGTCGTCGAGGACGCCGTCGCCGATGACGTCGATGCGGTGATCCACGCCGGCGACCTCTTTCACGACCGCCGGCCGAGCCTCGTCGACCTGCAGGGCACCGTCGATATCCTCCGAACACTCTCGGCGGCCGAAATCCCCTTTCTGGCCGTCGTCGGCAACCACGAGTCGAAACGCGACGCCCAGTGGCTCGATCTCTTCGCCGATCTCGGCCTCGCGACGCGACTCGGTGCCGAACCGGTCGTCGTCGACGACGTCGCCGTCTACGGCCTCGACTTCGTCCCCCGGTCCCGGCGTGAGGACCTCGAGTACGAGTTCGATCCCGTCCCCGCCGAGGCCGACCATGCGACCCTCGTGAGCCACGGTCTCTTCGAACCGTTCGCGCACGCGGACTGGGATACGGACACCGTCCTCGCGGCGTCGACGGTCGATTTCGACGCCCTCCTAGTGGGGGACAACCACAAACCGGATACCGCCGAGGTGCGTGACACCTGGGTCACCTACTGCGGGTCGACCGAGCGAGCGAGCGCCAGCGAGCGCGCGGACCGGGGCTACAACCTCGTGGATTTCGACGACGAGGTCGCGATCAGTCGCCGCGGGCTGACCGACACCCGCGAGTTCGTCTTCGTCGACGTGGACCTGGCCGAAGGCGAGGGCGTCGACCGCGTTCAGGAGCGGGTCCGCCAGCACGACCTCGCGGACGCGGTCGTTATCATCACCGTCGAGGGCGAGGGCCGGCCGATCACCCCCGCTGCGATCGAGGAACTCGCGATCGATCGCGGGGCGCTGGTCGCCCGGGTCAACGACCGCCGGGAGCTACCCGACGAGGACGAGGATGTCTCGGTGAGCTTCGCCGACCCCGACGCCGCCGTCCGCGAGCGGGTGCGCGAACTGGGCCTGAGCGACGCCGCCCGCGAGATCGACGAAACCGTCCGGACCGACGACCTGGCCGACGCGAACGTCCGCGAGCGCGTCGAACGCCGGGTCCGGGACCTCCTCGAGGAGGACACGTCGGCGCTCGAGCCCGCGCCCGACCGGGAGCCAGCCGACGACGACGTGACGACGGTCGCCGACGAACTCGAGACGGCGGAAGCCGACTCGAGCGGTGCCGGAGCCGACGGTGAGACGGAGCCGACGGCCGCCGACGGCGACGGTGGGGCGGCCACCGACGAGGACGGTGCAGTCGCCGATGCGGCCGACGGGTCCGGAGAGGGAGACGCCCGAGCGGACGACGACGCCGACGCTGACGCCGACACCGCCTCGCTGGGTGATTTCGCGTGA
- a CDS encoding DUF7346 family protein, which translates to MNTVEDDTGKRYLLRKRSEGASLVRDPETGNECYIRNDRLEAVDQTALETAAQSVPDPVLTLLTNVHDAETLGLLIELTERGPLGVRTLLDAYDFCESDLHGRLTVLSAAGLLEETEVAGERGYRVTADCETALETIRPTVDSTAESDDDTA; encoded by the coding sequence ATGAACACAGTCGAGGACGATACCGGAAAGCGGTACCTGCTTCGCAAACGCTCCGAGGGCGCGAGCCTGGTCCGCGATCCCGAAACCGGCAACGAGTGTTACATCCGAAACGACCGCCTCGAGGCCGTCGATCAAACGGCCCTCGAGACGGCAGCACAAAGCGTCCCAGACCCGGTTCTTACCCTCCTGACGAACGTTCACGACGCGGAGACGCTTGGCCTCCTCATCGAACTCACCGAGCGGGGGCCGCTCGGGGTCCGGACCCTGCTCGACGCCTACGACTTCTGCGAGAGCGACCTGCACGGCCGCCTGACGGTCCTCTCGGCCGCCGGCCTGCTCGAGGAGACCGAGGTCGCGGGGGAACGCGGGTATCGAGTGACCGCAGACTGCGAGACGGCGCTCGAGACGATCCGACCGACCGTCGACTCGACGGCCGAGTCGGATGACGACACCGCCTGA
- a CDS encoding DUF7322 domain-containing protein has protein sequence MTYNRPYEPAAKRTLFLPLPDGSRVVFDRTENEPEEWDPEEEYYDPDSDGLTIPQVSGDDGPDDLDDLSSAIEPPEVEMGETDASADLLQTFWALVLVLNAAVLAVSLGSLMLVFEGGSTHAVALVVAGVVLFGFAVRRYRRFRDGADEPDEADPDPSSDSDGGESGAAVEADGQPAETASDDAAETTSGSVTQRQSPNGNDRS, from the coding sequence ATGACGTACAACAGGCCGTATGAACCGGCCGCGAAGCGAACGCTTTTCCTTCCGCTGCCCGACGGTTCGCGTGTGGTCTTCGACCGGACCGAGAACGAACCCGAGGAGTGGGACCCCGAAGAGGAGTACTACGACCCCGACAGCGACGGGTTGACCATCCCACAGGTGTCGGGAGACGACGGTCCGGACGATCTCGATGACCTCTCGAGCGCGATCGAACCCCCCGAAGTGGAGATGGGGGAAACGGACGCATCCGCGGACCTCCTCCAGACCTTCTGGGCGCTCGTGTTGGTTCTCAACGCCGCCGTTCTGGCCGTCTCGCTTGGGTCCCTCATGCTGGTGTTCGAGGGAGGCTCGACACACGCGGTTGCACTGGTCGTCGCCGGCGTGGTACTGTTCGGGTTCGCCGTCCGGCGCTACCGGCGGTTTCGCGATGGGGCCGACGAACCCGACGAGGCCGATCCCGACCCGTCATCGGACTCCGACGGGGGAGAGTCTGGCGCTGCGGTGGAGGCCGACGGCCAGCCGGCCGAGACGGCATCCGACGACGCGGCCGAAACTACTTCAGGGTCGGTGACCCAACGCCAGTCACCGAACGGAAACGACCGCTCATGA